From Pseudopipra pipra isolate bDixPip1 chromosome 13, bDixPip1.hap1, whole genome shotgun sequence, a single genomic window includes:
- the NHSL2 gene encoding NHS-like protein 2 isoform X4 codes for MALSNISLWIRDAWAVATSNLDLESKKAAPGKLPWQQPVNVFLAAGRPPGMEQLHQEAQLNLQSLLQEEYEEQYTESRVTGQTFRTTGHPDTPPEPSPRPPPAKRLEFVLMPPSRQTAEEESTSSTPLSARPPDASLSLPTSPDKQPPWPRAFPLPPVEEKQWHQPGSIQTNIVPINVSGQHFARLASARHSLFNTETAMNPKSTLRRRRTIIGFPNLSLRDQGSANGPTSSKHAPIAESLSCSFVPEATSGGTAPQEIGSRQPLSAPLRKTFSDLGARCCQPPAAMDGAATPCASTCNGMQGTPFSPPWSALGYGSPPSPTTGLGKGPTCTSPGGSVPSPGPGSPAAATPSFFIATEEHMGSNGPSFFSGPVPASPLTSGCIQEAKGNFLPGSREELAPAAGPMRLEVEQAGCRFRERSLSVPTDSGSLCSMDIAYAETRRGSANYALGYPSASSEGSTSTDNISLGLEPEGQRRRRSKSISLKKAKKKPSPPTRSVSLIKEGQDDDTGLAAALPKDQRPKSLCIPPELQGHRLVHADPQGSAGREPDSTAAPHQWHLADWKGGSDPYRSLSSSSTTTGTTAIECAKTRGSSESLVSPSVSRATTPSQLSAEADLKTSSPGRPTGLMSPSSGYSSQSETPTPTVPTSAILGHSPHQVRVRPLVPERKSSLPPISPMERSPKGRLSFDLPMTPPAHLDLSGLKISLKGKTKVSRHHSDSTFGTKLAQKTSPIMPIMPVVTQSDLQSVRLRSISRSEPEDNADGSEHVEEPARGPCPGPERKVKPPVAEKPPLAKRPPCILPKPPALREEGPLSSMSPPGTAAKEKVLPQDGFVVLRRGELRRGLGEPPLSLTPAGPRRLSQGSLEELQPERSGAANRERRKAKVPPPVPKKPSVLYLPLMPAPAQLGASMGDPPPTPSPIITLDADPTCCDPDAEDPPSPKAVGTVQASDPALEQGSSAEASTEEKSFASDKTAESIVEEDDEVFTTSRTTEDLFTVIHRSKRKVLGRKEPGDTFSSRPTSHSPVKTSGSPTSESPAAAGSSGKSSSRNEDFKALLQKKSSKTSPGTRPSAAELLKTTNPLARRVITEFAPELDSANSPRSQP; via the exons ATGGCACTGTCAAATATCTCCCTGTGGATTCGGGATGCCTGGGCTGTGG CCACTTCTAACCTGGACCTTGAGAGCAAGAAAGCCGCCCCTGGCAAGCTGCCATGGCAGCAGCCTGTGAACGTCTTCCTGGCGGCCGGGCGCCCACCGGGCATGGAGCAGCTGCACCAGGAGGCCCAGCTCAACCTCCAGAGCTTGCTGCAAG AGGAGTATGAGGAGCAGTACACCGAGAGCAGGGTCACTGGGCAGACCTTCCGCACCACTGGTCACCCCGACACCCCCCCGGAACCGTCGCCCCGACCCCCACCTGCCAAGCGTCTTGAGTTCGTGCTTATG cccccgagCCGGCAAACTGCTGAAGAGGAGAGCACCAGTAGCACCCCCCTCAGCGCTCGCCCCCCTGACgcctccctgagcctccccaCCAGCCCGGACAAGCAGCCCCCCTGGCCCAGGgctttccccctgccccccgtGGAGGAGAAGCAGTGGcaccagcctggctccatccagACCAACATTGTCCCCATTAATGTCTCGG GGCAGCACTTTGCTAGGCTCGCGAGTGCTCGTCACTCCCTGTTTAACACAGAGACCGCGATGAACCCAAAGTCCACCCTGCGGCGTAGACGGACCATTATTGGATTCCCTAACCTGTCCCTGCGAGACCAAG GCAGTGCCAACGGCCCCACATCCAGCAAACACGCGCCCATCGCCGAGTCCCTCTCCTGCAGCTTTGTGCCTGAAGCCACAAGCGGGGGGACGGCACCCCAGGAGATCGGCTCCCGACAGCCCCTCTCGGCCCCACTGAGGAAGACCTTCAGTGACCTCGGGGCCCGCTGCTGCCAGCCACCTGCTGCCATGGATGGGGCGGCCAccccctgtgccagcacctGCAATGGGATGCAGGGCACCCCTTTCTCCCCACCCTGGAGTGCCCTGGGCTAcgggagcccccccagccccaccactgGCCTGGGAAAGGGGCCCACTTGCACCTCACCAGGTGGCTCCGTCCCATCGCCTGGCCCAGGCTCACCCgctgctgccaccccctccTTCTTCATCGCCACAGAAGAACACATGGGCAGCAACGGGCCCAGCTTCTTCTCCGGCCCAGTGCCTGCATCCCCCCTCACCTCTGGGTGCATCCAAGAAGCCAAGGGAAACTTCTTGCCGGGAAGCCGAGAGGAGCTGGCGCCGGCGGCAGGACCGATGCGGCTGGAGGTGGAGCAGGCAGGGTGCCGGTTCCGCGAGCGGTCACTGTCAGTGCCCACGGACTCGGGGTCCCTCTGCTCCATGGACATTGCATACGCTGAGACCCGGCGGGGCAGCGCCAACTACGCCCTGGGCTACCCCAGTGCCAGCTCCgagggcagcaccagcactgacAACATCTCACTGGGGCTGGAGCCCGAGGgccagcggcggcggcgctccAAGAGCATCTCCCTGAAGAAGGCCAAGAAGAAGCCCTCGCCGCCCACGCGCAGCGTCTCCCTGATCAAAGAGGGGCAGGACGATGACACGGGGCTCGCTGCGGCGCTGCCCAAGGATCAGCGGCCCAAGAGCCTGTGCATCCCACCAGAGCTCCAGGGCCACCGTTTGGTGCATGCTGACCCTCAGGGGAGTGCAGGGAGGGAGCCTGACAGCACAGCTGCCCCCCACCAGTGGCATCTCGCAGACTGGAAGGGTGGCAGTGATCCCTACCGATCCCTCTCCAGCTCAAGCACAACCACGGGGACCACAGCCATCGAGTGTGCCAAGACACGGGGAAGCTCCGAGTCCCTTGTGTCCCCTTCCGTCTCCAGGGCCAcaacaccctcccagctctctgccGAGGCAGACCTGAAGACCTCCTCTCCAGGCAGGCCCACGGGACTGATGTCCCCATCCAGCGGGTACTCCAGTCAGTCAGAGACCCCAACCCCAACCGTCCCCACCTCTGCCATACTCGGGCACTCCCCGCACCAGGTGCGGGTGAGGCCACTGGTCCCTGAAAGGAAGTCCTCACTGCCCCCCATATCCCCCATGGAGAGGAGCCCCAAGGGCAGGCTGTCCTTTGACCTCCCCATGACTCCACCTGCCCACCTCGACCTCTCAGGGCTGAAGATCTCCCTAAAGGGGAAGACAAAGGTCAGCAGGCACCACTCCGACTCCACCTTTGGCACCAAGCTGGCCCAGAAGACCAGTCCCATCATGCCCATCATGCCAGTGGTGACACAATCTGACCTCCAGTCTGTCCGCCTCCGCTCCATCAGCCGCTCGGAGCCAGAGGACAATGCCGACGGCTCGGAGCATGTGGAGGAGCCAGCGCGTGGCCCCTGCCCGGGGCCAGAGAGGAAGGTGAAGCCGCCTGTAGCAGAGAAGCCGCCTCTGGCCAAGCGCCCTCCATGCATCCTGCCCAAACCCCCAGCTCTGCGGGAGGAGGGTCCCCTGTCCTCCATGTCCCCACCAGGCACTGCTGCAAAGGAGAAGGTGCTGCCACAGGATGGCTTCGTGGTGCTGCGGAGAGGGGAGCTGAGGAGGGGTCTGGGGGAGCCCCCCTTGTCCCTGACCCCGGCAGGACCCCGGCGGCTCTCACAGGGcagcctggaggagctgcagccagagcGGAGCGGTGCCGCcaacagggagaggaggaaggccAAGGTGCCACCACCGGTGCCCAAAAAGCCCAGCGTGCTGTACCTGCCGCTCAtgccagccccagcacagctgggagcCAGCATGGGGGACCCAccacccacccccagccccatcatCACCCTGGACGCTGACCCCACCTGCTGCGACCCCGACGCTGAGGATCCGCCGTCCCCCAAGGCTGTGGGCACCGTGCAAGCCAGCGACCCTGCCTTGGAGCAAG GCAGCTCAGCAGAGGCCAGCACAGAGGAGAAGAGCTTTGCCAGCGACAAGACAGCCGAGTCCATTGTGGAGGAGGATGATGAGGTGTTCACAACATCCCGCACCACAGAGGATCTCTTCACAGTGATCCACAG GTCGAAGAGGAAGGTCTTGGGCAGGAAAGAACCTGGTGATACCTTCAGCAGCCGACCCACCTCCCACTCACCTGTAAAGACTTCAGGCTCCCCGACCAGTGAGTCCCCAGCAGCAGCGGGCAGCAGCGGGAAGTCTTCCAGCAGGAACGAGGATTTTAAAGCCCTGCTTCAAaagaagagcagcaaaaccagcccCGGTACCCGGCCATCTGCCGCTGAACTGCTCAAGACCACAAACCCACTGGCCCGGAGGGTCATCACAGAGTTCGCCCCCGAGCTGGACAGTGCAAACAGCCCCAGAAGCCAGCCCTGA
- the NHSL2 gene encoding NHS-like protein 2 isoform X5 codes for MAKVEWLLAPWHRAATSNLDLESKKAAPGKLPWQQPVNVFLAAGRPPGMEQLHQEAQLNLQSLLQEEYEEQYTESRVTGQTFRTTGHPDTPPEPSPRPPPAKRLEFVLMPPSRQTAEEESTSSTPLSARPPDASLSLPTSPDKQPPWPRAFPLPPVEEKQWHQPGSIQTNIVPINVSGQHFARLASARHSLFNTETAMNPKSTLRRRRTIIGFPNLSLRDQGSANGPTSSKHAPIAESLSCSFVPEATSGGTAPQEIGSRQPLSAPLRKTFSDLGARCCQPPAAMDGAATPCASTCNGMQGTPFSPPWSALGYGSPPSPTTGLGKGPTCTSPGGSVPSPGPGSPAAATPSFFIATEEHMGSNGPSFFSGPVPASPLTSGCIQEAKGNFLPGSREELAPAAGPMRLEVEQAGCRFRERSLSVPTDSGSLCSMDIAYAETRRGSANYALGYPSASSEGSTSTDNISLGLEPEGQRRRRSKSISLKKAKKKPSPPTRSVSLIKEGQDDDTGLAAALPKDQRPKSLCIPPELQGHRLVHADPQGSAGREPDSTAAPHQWHLADWKGGSDPYRSLSSSSTTTGTTAIECAKTRGSSESLVSPSVSRATTPSQLSAEADLKTSSPGRPTGLMSPSSGYSSQSETPTPTVPTSAILGHSPHQVRVRPLVPERKSSLPPISPMERSPKGRLSFDLPMTPPAHLDLSGLKISLKGKTKVSRHHSDSTFGTKLAQKTSPIMPIMPVVTQSDLQSVRLRSISRSEPEDNADGSEHVEEPARGPCPGPERKVKPPVAEKPPLAKRPPCILPKPPALREEGPLSSMSPPGTAAKEKVLPQDGFVVLRRGELRRGLGEPPLSLTPAGPRRLSQGSLEELQPERSGAANRERRKAKVPPPVPKKPSVLYLPLMPAPAQLGASMGDPPPTPSPIITLDADPTCCDPDAEDPPSPKAVGTVQASDPALEQGSSAEASTEEKSFASDKTAESIVEEDDEVFTTSRTTEDLFTVIHRSKRKVLGRKEPGDTFSSRPTSHSPVKTSGSPTSESPAAAGSSGKSSSRNEDFKALLQKKSSKTSPGTRPSAAELLKTTNPLARRVITEFAPELDSANSPRSQP; via the exons ATGGCCAAGGTGGAGTGGCTCCTGGCACCCTGGCACCGGGCAG CCACTTCTAACCTGGACCTTGAGAGCAAGAAAGCCGCCCCTGGCAAGCTGCCATGGCAGCAGCCTGTGAACGTCTTCCTGGCGGCCGGGCGCCCACCGGGCATGGAGCAGCTGCACCAGGAGGCCCAGCTCAACCTCCAGAGCTTGCTGCAAG AGGAGTATGAGGAGCAGTACACCGAGAGCAGGGTCACTGGGCAGACCTTCCGCACCACTGGTCACCCCGACACCCCCCCGGAACCGTCGCCCCGACCCCCACCTGCCAAGCGTCTTGAGTTCGTGCTTATG cccccgagCCGGCAAACTGCTGAAGAGGAGAGCACCAGTAGCACCCCCCTCAGCGCTCGCCCCCCTGACgcctccctgagcctccccaCCAGCCCGGACAAGCAGCCCCCCTGGCCCAGGgctttccccctgccccccgtGGAGGAGAAGCAGTGGcaccagcctggctccatccagACCAACATTGTCCCCATTAATGTCTCGG GGCAGCACTTTGCTAGGCTCGCGAGTGCTCGTCACTCCCTGTTTAACACAGAGACCGCGATGAACCCAAAGTCCACCCTGCGGCGTAGACGGACCATTATTGGATTCCCTAACCTGTCCCTGCGAGACCAAG GCAGTGCCAACGGCCCCACATCCAGCAAACACGCGCCCATCGCCGAGTCCCTCTCCTGCAGCTTTGTGCCTGAAGCCACAAGCGGGGGGACGGCACCCCAGGAGATCGGCTCCCGACAGCCCCTCTCGGCCCCACTGAGGAAGACCTTCAGTGACCTCGGGGCCCGCTGCTGCCAGCCACCTGCTGCCATGGATGGGGCGGCCAccccctgtgccagcacctGCAATGGGATGCAGGGCACCCCTTTCTCCCCACCCTGGAGTGCCCTGGGCTAcgggagcccccccagccccaccactgGCCTGGGAAAGGGGCCCACTTGCACCTCACCAGGTGGCTCCGTCCCATCGCCTGGCCCAGGCTCACCCgctgctgccaccccctccTTCTTCATCGCCACAGAAGAACACATGGGCAGCAACGGGCCCAGCTTCTTCTCCGGCCCAGTGCCTGCATCCCCCCTCACCTCTGGGTGCATCCAAGAAGCCAAGGGAAACTTCTTGCCGGGAAGCCGAGAGGAGCTGGCGCCGGCGGCAGGACCGATGCGGCTGGAGGTGGAGCAGGCAGGGTGCCGGTTCCGCGAGCGGTCACTGTCAGTGCCCACGGACTCGGGGTCCCTCTGCTCCATGGACATTGCATACGCTGAGACCCGGCGGGGCAGCGCCAACTACGCCCTGGGCTACCCCAGTGCCAGCTCCgagggcagcaccagcactgacAACATCTCACTGGGGCTGGAGCCCGAGGgccagcggcggcggcgctccAAGAGCATCTCCCTGAAGAAGGCCAAGAAGAAGCCCTCGCCGCCCACGCGCAGCGTCTCCCTGATCAAAGAGGGGCAGGACGATGACACGGGGCTCGCTGCGGCGCTGCCCAAGGATCAGCGGCCCAAGAGCCTGTGCATCCCACCAGAGCTCCAGGGCCACCGTTTGGTGCATGCTGACCCTCAGGGGAGTGCAGGGAGGGAGCCTGACAGCACAGCTGCCCCCCACCAGTGGCATCTCGCAGACTGGAAGGGTGGCAGTGATCCCTACCGATCCCTCTCCAGCTCAAGCACAACCACGGGGACCACAGCCATCGAGTGTGCCAAGACACGGGGAAGCTCCGAGTCCCTTGTGTCCCCTTCCGTCTCCAGGGCCAcaacaccctcccagctctctgccGAGGCAGACCTGAAGACCTCCTCTCCAGGCAGGCCCACGGGACTGATGTCCCCATCCAGCGGGTACTCCAGTCAGTCAGAGACCCCAACCCCAACCGTCCCCACCTCTGCCATACTCGGGCACTCCCCGCACCAGGTGCGGGTGAGGCCACTGGTCCCTGAAAGGAAGTCCTCACTGCCCCCCATATCCCCCATGGAGAGGAGCCCCAAGGGCAGGCTGTCCTTTGACCTCCCCATGACTCCACCTGCCCACCTCGACCTCTCAGGGCTGAAGATCTCCCTAAAGGGGAAGACAAAGGTCAGCAGGCACCACTCCGACTCCACCTTTGGCACCAAGCTGGCCCAGAAGACCAGTCCCATCATGCCCATCATGCCAGTGGTGACACAATCTGACCTCCAGTCTGTCCGCCTCCGCTCCATCAGCCGCTCGGAGCCAGAGGACAATGCCGACGGCTCGGAGCATGTGGAGGAGCCAGCGCGTGGCCCCTGCCCGGGGCCAGAGAGGAAGGTGAAGCCGCCTGTAGCAGAGAAGCCGCCTCTGGCCAAGCGCCCTCCATGCATCCTGCCCAAACCCCCAGCTCTGCGGGAGGAGGGTCCCCTGTCCTCCATGTCCCCACCAGGCACTGCTGCAAAGGAGAAGGTGCTGCCACAGGATGGCTTCGTGGTGCTGCGGAGAGGGGAGCTGAGGAGGGGTCTGGGGGAGCCCCCCTTGTCCCTGACCCCGGCAGGACCCCGGCGGCTCTCACAGGGcagcctggaggagctgcagccagagcGGAGCGGTGCCGCcaacagggagaggaggaaggccAAGGTGCCACCACCGGTGCCCAAAAAGCCCAGCGTGCTGTACCTGCCGCTCAtgccagccccagcacagctgggagcCAGCATGGGGGACCCAccacccacccccagccccatcatCACCCTGGACGCTGACCCCACCTGCTGCGACCCCGACGCTGAGGATCCGCCGTCCCCCAAGGCTGTGGGCACCGTGCAAGCCAGCGACCCTGCCTTGGAGCAAG GCAGCTCAGCAGAGGCCAGCACAGAGGAGAAGAGCTTTGCCAGCGACAAGACAGCCGAGTCCATTGTGGAGGAGGATGATGAGGTGTTCACAACATCCCGCACCACAGAGGATCTCTTCACAGTGATCCACAG GTCGAAGAGGAAGGTCTTGGGCAGGAAAGAACCTGGTGATACCTTCAGCAGCCGACCCACCTCCCACTCACCTGTAAAGACTTCAGGCTCCCCGACCAGTGAGTCCCCAGCAGCAGCGGGCAGCAGCGGGAAGTCTTCCAGCAGGAACGAGGATTTTAAAGCCCTGCTTCAAaagaagagcagcaaaaccagcccCGGTACCCGGCCATCTGCCGCTGAACTGCTCAAGACCACAAACCCACTGGCCCGGAGGGTCATCACAGAGTTCGCCCCCGAGCTGGACAGTGCAAACAGCCCCAGAAGCCAGCCCTGA